A region from the Brevibacterium paucivorans genome encodes:
- a CDS encoding LysR family transcriptional regulator — MPITVQQMRVLVALADVKSFTGAAKRLHVTQPAISRALSEAERILRIDVFDRSSKSLLPTERGAAIVAIARKALDEVDRATIKMNDIASGAQRKLRISALPTVAAVLLPDVTAHLRAIDTEIELEIFTARAESVVEMVRTGKADIGITVRSGGIVPDTFTPMFMDELLCATSTNHRFGSMQSVTWRDLSQETLVRLPSDSSIERLTENAFQTQGVTPRHSIVTFDLMSAAGLAASAVGVAVIPALAAPMTQFAKLSYTKLNSPRVTRTIGIVSNSPLTPEERLISVKATEVAVDVLDQEALQRDS, encoded by the coding sequence ATGCCAATAACTGTCCAGCAAATGCGAGTGCTCGTCGCACTAGCAGATGTCAAGAGCTTCACAGGCGCAGCGAAACGTCTCCATGTAACTCAACCGGCAATCAGCAGAGCCCTATCTGAGGCGGAGCGCATACTCCGAATCGACGTCTTTGATCGGTCATCAAAATCGCTTTTGCCAACAGAACGCGGAGCAGCGATTGTGGCAATTGCAAGAAAGGCTCTGGATGAAGTCGATCGGGCAACAATCAAGATGAATGACATAGCGTCTGGAGCTCAACGCAAATTACGAATTTCTGCTCTTCCAACTGTGGCAGCAGTGCTCCTACCGGATGTCACAGCACACTTACGCGCAATCGACACAGAGATCGAGCTCGAGATTTTCACCGCCCGCGCCGAATCAGTCGTTGAAATGGTCAGAACAGGAAAGGCGGATATTGGAATTACCGTCCGCTCTGGTGGCATCGTTCCAGATACATTCACTCCGATGTTCATGGACGAGCTACTGTGCGCAACGTCAACTAACCACCGATTTGGCTCAATGCAAAGCGTAACGTGGCGTGACTTGTCGCAGGAGACACTTGTCCGGCTCCCCTCAGATAGCAGCATTGAAAGGCTAACGGAGAACGCATTTCAAACCCAAGGCGTCACCCCTCGCCACTCCATTGTTACATTCGACCTTATGTCCGCTGCTGGACTTGCAGCTTCAGCAGTTGGTGTTGCGGTCATCCCTGCATTAGCAGCTCCTATGACTCAGTTCGCTAAGCTCAGCTACACGAAGCTAAATTCCCCGCGAGTGACACGCACGATTGGCATTGTTTCTAATTCCCCATTGACTCCTGAAGAAAGGCTGATTTCAGTAAAAGCGACAGAAGTTGCAGTGGACGTACTTGACCAAGAAGCATTACAACGCGATTCATAG
- a CDS encoding GNAT family N-acetyltransferase, whose translation MADDHTVVRMTPDDWSRVRAIRLASLMDAPAAFSGSYERESQVDEAKWRQRLETLTIFMCVKQGHDIGFATFTVRDGYADLGGTWIHPAHRGHGAVDALTNAVFTEAQRAGYTEIQLRVFEENQRAIGAYLRSGFRMTGEIDRLPDGREAAYMVRKFA comes from the coding sequence ATGGCTGACGACCACACCGTAGTCCGCATGACACCGGATGATTGGTCCCGCGTGCGTGCAATTCGCCTCGCATCTCTCATGGACGCCCCTGCTGCGTTTAGCGGATCGTACGAGCGCGAATCTCAGGTAGACGAAGCGAAATGGCGGCAACGCCTCGAAACGCTCACCATCTTCATGTGTGTAAAGCAGGGACACGACATTGGATTCGCAACCTTCACGGTCAGAGACGGTTACGCCGACCTCGGCGGCACATGGATACACCCTGCGCACCGTGGCCACGGTGCCGTAGACGCACTGACAAACGCGGTCTTCACAGAAGCCCAGCGCGCGGGATACACGGAAATCCAGCTGCGAGTTTTTGAAGAAAACCAGCGGGCAATTGGCGCGTACCTCCGTTCAGGTTTCCGCATGACCGGCGAAATCGACCGCCTACCCGACGGTCGGGAAGCCGCATACATGGTCCGGAAGTTTGCCTAA
- a CDS encoding aminotransferase class V-fold PLP-dependent enzyme — protein MTANELPRPDVDPGGLLEYSVVFTDRSLNHMSKRFVNVMQETLQILRSTYNAHTATVVPGGGSYAMESVARQFANDKNVLVVRNGLFSYRWSQIFDAGKIPAGHDVLKAQHVGNHQFAPAPIDQVVAHIKDTAPDLVFAPHVETAAGMVLPDDYVRALADATHSVGGLFVLDCVASGPLWVNMEEAGVDILVSAPQKGWSGSPACGYVMFSEAARERLDSTETSSFSLDLKKWTNICEGYVTGAHGYHATMPTDTIQHNLGLMKEALDTGLDVLRERQNDLGARIREALTERGFTSVAAPGFESPTVVVVNTDRDDIVPAFARAGVQVAGGVPLQVDEPADMKTFRIGLFGLDKWADVDAAVERFTTALDAVLDETQ, from the coding sequence ATGACTGCTAATGAACTGCCTCGCCCAGACGTCGACCCCGGCGGCCTTCTCGAATACTCGGTCGTGTTCACCGACCGGTCGCTAAACCACATGTCCAAACGCTTTGTGAACGTCATGCAGGAAACCCTGCAGATCCTGCGTTCTACTTATAACGCTCACACGGCGACTGTGGTACCTGGAGGTGGTTCATATGCCATGGAATCCGTAGCCCGCCAGTTCGCCAACGACAAAAACGTTCTGGTTGTGCGAAACGGGCTCTTTTCCTACCGCTGGTCACAGATTTTTGATGCCGGCAAGATCCCTGCGGGTCATGATGTCCTCAAAGCCCAGCACGTGGGCAACCACCAGTTCGCGCCAGCACCCATCGACCAGGTGGTAGCTCACATCAAGGACACCGCACCAGACCTGGTATTCGCACCCCACGTGGAAACCGCCGCAGGCATGGTCTTGCCTGATGACTACGTGCGTGCCCTGGCCGACGCAACGCACAGCGTAGGCGGACTGTTTGTCCTCGACTGCGTGGCCTCCGGTCCGCTGTGGGTCAACATGGAAGAAGCAGGCGTGGACATCCTGGTCAGCGCACCTCAAAAAGGGTGGAGCGGCTCTCCTGCATGCGGGTATGTCATGTTCTCAGAGGCAGCACGCGAACGCCTCGACTCCACGGAGACCTCCAGCTTCTCACTGGATCTGAAGAAGTGGACCAACATCTGTGAGGGCTACGTCACCGGCGCACACGGCTACCACGCCACCATGCCCACCGACACCATCCAACACAACCTGGGCCTCATGAAAGAAGCCCTCGACACCGGACTTGACGTTCTACGCGAACGCCAGAACGACCTCGGGGCACGGATCCGTGAAGCACTCACCGAACGCGGTTTCACCTCCGTTGCAGCACCTGGGTTCGAATCCCCAACGGTCGTTGTCGTCAACACTGACCGAGACGACATTGTGCCTGCTTTTGCACGCGCCGGTGTGCAGGTCGCCGGGGGAGTGCCACTGCAAGTGGACGAACCAGCAGACATGAAGACGTTCCGAATTGGACTGTTCGGCCTAGACAAGTGGGCCGACGTCGACGCGGCAGTAGAACGTTTCACCACAGCACTCGACGCTGTGCTGGACGAAACCCAGTAA
- the hisN gene encoding histidinol-phosphatase gives MKDLDLAIALADAADHLTLDSFYKRDFTVETKPDMTPVTTVDRAVEEKLRELLSLHAPDDAIVGEEFEPTTGSGTRQWIIDPIDGTKNYVRGVPVYATLISLYDGETPLLGVVSAPAMNRRWWASKGEGAWTTMAHDPAPVQIHVSKVSTLEDASFSYASLGGWKDLGKREALLELCDTVWRTRAYGDFWSYMLVAEGAVDIAAEPELEIYDMGALVPIVTEAGGTFTSLNGTNGPFDGNALASNGLVHSSALELLS, from the coding sequence GTGAAAGACCTTGATCTAGCGATCGCTCTTGCCGACGCGGCAGATCACCTGACGCTCGATTCGTTTTATAAGCGCGACTTCACGGTGGAAACCAAACCCGACATGACGCCAGTGACCACGGTGGACCGCGCGGTTGAAGAGAAACTCCGTGAGTTGCTCTCACTGCACGCACCTGATGACGCGATTGTGGGAGAAGAGTTCGAACCCACCACTGGGTCGGGCACCAGGCAGTGGATCATTGACCCCATCGACGGGACAAAAAACTACGTACGTGGAGTGCCCGTTTACGCCACCCTGATTTCGCTTTATGACGGTGAAACTCCCCTGCTTGGGGTCGTCAGCGCCCCTGCAATGAACCGCCGGTGGTGGGCCAGCAAGGGCGAAGGCGCGTGGACCACCATGGCACACGACCCAGCCCCCGTGCAGATTCACGTGTCGAAGGTTTCAACCCTGGAAGACGCGTCATTTTCATATGCGTCCTTGGGCGGGTGGAAAGACCTCGGTAAACGTGAGGCCCTTCTTGAATTGTGTGACACAGTGTGGCGAACCCGCGCCTACGGTGATTTCTGGTCGTATATGTTGGTCGCTGAAGGTGCGGTGGACATCGCAGCTGAGCCGGAACTCGAAATCTACGACATGGGTGCACTGGTTCCCATCGTGACCGAAGCCGGAGGCACGTTCACCAGCCTTAACGGCACAAACGGCCCGTTCGACGGCAATGCGCTCGCCTCTAACGGGCTCGTGCACAGTAGCGCACTGGAGTTGCTTTCGTGA
- a CDS encoding CitMHS family transporter, which translates to MLVVIGFILVFAIVVLLVTRKVSPIVAFSILPLIAGLLAGFSLPELGKFMGEGINTVMPTAVLFIFAILFFGLMRDRGLFDPIVNGLVGLIRERPVGLTLVTVLVAMVTHVDGVGATTFLLTIPALLPVYDRMKVRRLVLVMLTGLTAGIVNMVPWGGPTLRAATAIDEDVRELWLPLVFVQIFGILLIISLAVFMGRVETKRIAAGLNDNLLLAHTAHGSFASDEVSKEQVPPEKTSTDACLSLSVRDWKFWANAVIALAVLVGLFLGVMPLHLLFLIGFGVALLVNFRSAESQDGSLARHAKDALSMGGILIIVGVFLGVLTGTGMLSAMGDALVSLTPQGAAMWVHIAFAVFAVPLGMSFGPDAMFFGILPLIVEVAAGAGVPSIDVARAILIAENTGFSISPVVPSVYLLVGLAGVKLGDHIRFTFFWAWAISVILLIFALLTGIVGF; encoded by the coding sequence ATGCTGGTAGTCATTGGATTTATTCTCGTTTTCGCAATTGTTGTATTGCTAGTTACGCGAAAAGTGTCGCCGATTGTCGCTTTTAGTATTTTGCCATTGATTGCTGGTTTATTAGCTGGCTTCAGTTTACCCGAACTTGGAAAGTTCATGGGCGAGGGTATAAATACGGTTATGCCTACGGCCGTTCTTTTTATATTTGCAATATTATTCTTCGGTTTAATGAGGGATCGAGGTTTATTTGATCCTATAGTAAATGGGCTTGTGGGCTTGATCCGCGAAAGGCCTGTTGGTCTCACTCTTGTAACCGTGTTGGTTGCCATGGTTACTCACGTGGATGGAGTGGGGGCGACAACATTTTTGCTAACTATTCCAGCGCTGTTGCCTGTTTACGACCGAATGAAGGTTCGTCGGCTAGTTTTGGTTATGCTCACAGGACTGACTGCAGGAATCGTAAATATGGTGCCTTGGGGCGGGCCAACTTTGCGGGCGGCTACTGCAATTGATGAAGACGTTCGTGAGTTGTGGCTCCCCCTTGTGTTTGTGCAAATTTTTGGGATCTTATTGATCATTTCTCTTGCAGTGTTCATGGGCCGTGTTGAAACAAAACGGATTGCCGCGGGGCTCAACGATAATCTATTGCTGGCCCATACTGCTCACGGGTCTTTTGCAAGTGACGAAGTCAGCAAAGAGCAGGTGCCACCTGAAAAGACGAGCACGGACGCGTGCTTGTCATTAAGTGTTCGTGACTGGAAGTTTTGGGCGAACGCGGTCATCGCACTTGCTGTTCTTGTCGGGCTGTTCTTAGGTGTGATGCCACTTCATCTCCTCTTCCTAATTGGTTTTGGTGTAGCGCTTCTTGTCAACTTCAGGTCAGCCGAATCGCAAGATGGAAGCCTAGCGCGGCACGCCAAGGATGCATTGAGCATGGGTGGAATTCTGATAATTGTCGGCGTGTTCCTGGGTGTGCTGACCGGAACTGGCATGTTGAGTGCAATGGGAGATGCTCTGGTCAGTCTCACTCCCCAAGGAGCAGCGATGTGGGTGCATATAGCGTTCGCTGTCTTCGCTGTACCGCTTGGGATGAGCTTTGGACCAGACGCTATGTTCTTCGGCATTCTGCCGTTAATAGTAGAGGTGGCTGCCGGAGCGGGAGTTCCTTCCATAGATGTTGCGCGTGCAATCCTCATTGCTGAGAACACCGGGTTCTCTATCAGTCCGGTTGTGCCGTCGGTGTATCTATTGGTGGGACTTGCGGGTGTAAAACTTGGTGACCATATTCGATTCACATTCTTCTGGGCATGGGCAATCTCAGTGATACTTCTGATTTTTGCACTTCTAACAGGCATCGTCGGGTTTTGA
- a CDS encoding aminotransferase class I/II-fold pyridoxal phosphate-dependent enzyme, whose protein sequence is MNEQTLPYRVSEAAGLLDAQGKIRGTVFGEMSTLAAQHGAINVGQGAPSSPTPDFLIDDVAHFMRAGMNQYAPPTGVPELLDAIVAQRSRRYNHTVTRDHVLVTVGATEALTSAIMALVPAGGVLLTFEPFYDSYAAACEMAGARLVTVPLVFDGAVWQPDWDAFDSAVGSADAVLLNTPHNPTGMVLGRDDLVRVFQACEDADAWLITDEVYEYLVFDPAEHVSVAALFPDSPRIVTVSSAGKTFNVTGWKIGWLVAHPQVRQQIQALKQFFSYTSGTPLQPAIAQALNEHEDFAQQNRAELKRCRDVLMESLERVPGITFNVPAAGYFTVVDFAEVTMRDSHDLNELLTTEFGFTGIPVNRLCRTGSPVAQRLEHALRLSFCKTEDEMREVATRIDRLAQNMDALK, encoded by the coding sequence GTGAACGAACAGACACTTCCCTACCGGGTGAGTGAAGCAGCGGGGCTTCTGGATGCCCAGGGCAAGATCCGCGGCACGGTGTTTGGCGAGATGAGCACATTGGCCGCGCAGCACGGTGCGATCAATGTGGGGCAAGGGGCCCCGTCGAGCCCTACCCCTGACTTCCTCATCGACGACGTCGCTCACTTCATGCGAGCTGGCATGAACCAGTACGCACCGCCAACCGGGGTGCCGGAACTGCTTGACGCGATCGTGGCTCAGCGTTCCCGCCGGTACAACCACACTGTCACCAGGGACCATGTATTGGTGACAGTGGGCGCCACGGAGGCTCTCACCTCGGCGATTATGGCGCTGGTGCCCGCTGGCGGAGTTTTGCTGACGTTTGAACCGTTCTACGACTCCTACGCGGCGGCCTGTGAAATGGCAGGGGCACGGTTGGTGACCGTACCGCTGGTCTTTGATGGTGCGGTATGGCAGCCGGACTGGGACGCGTTTGACTCTGCGGTGGGCTCTGCCGACGCGGTGTTGCTGAACACGCCGCACAATCCCACGGGAATGGTGTTGGGCCGGGACGACCTGGTCCGGGTTTTTCAGGCGTGTGAGGACGCAGACGCGTGGCTCATCACCGACGAGGTGTACGAGTACCTGGTGTTTGACCCCGCTGAGCATGTGTCAGTAGCGGCACTGTTCCCGGATTCGCCTCGGATTGTGACGGTGTCGTCGGCCGGTAAAACGTTTAATGTGACCGGGTGGAAGATCGGTTGGCTCGTGGCGCACCCGCAGGTTCGTCAGCAGATCCAGGCGCTTAAGCAGTTCTTCTCGTACACGTCAGGCACACCGCTTCAGCCAGCTATCGCACAAGCGCTCAACGAGCACGAAGATTTCGCCCAGCAGAACCGTGCCGAGTTGAAGCGTTGCCGGGATGTGCTCATGGAGTCTTTGGAACGCGTGCCCGGGATTACGTTTAATGTTCCGGCTGCCGGTTATTTCACTGTGGTGGATTTTGCTGAGGTCACCATGCGTGATTCGCACGATTTGAATGAGCTTCTCACCACCGAGTTTGGGTTCACGGGCATTCCGGTGAACCGATTGTGCCGGACCGGTTCCCCGGTGGCCCAGCGGTTGGAGCACGCGTTGCGTCTGTCGTTTTGTAAAACAGAAGACGAAATGCGCGAGGTGGCCACTCGGATTGACCGCCTCGCGCAGAACATGGACGCGTTGAAGTAG
- a CDS encoding HpcH/HpaI aldolase/citrate lyase family protein, whose amino-acid sequence MLFVPGNRLSLIEKAKSRGADAVVIDLEDAVPVDAKERARCEVAEFLQSQVRENYPFFVRVNGLESPEAGRDIAAVVTSGLTGIMVPKLSAPESIHTVEHLLQWAEEDNEVESKTTITPVFETALGIRSAFEICSASERVAYAGGLGVRGGDVERAIGYKWTPESRETFVLRSKALLDVRAANVSCPLAGLWTDINDLSGLRCFATENRQIGYEGMSAIHPSHVEVINEVFTPTEQDLQRDRDLVEMFEAASQEGRGAVVFEGEMIDEAMAETSRSRLERYCKGKSE is encoded by the coding sequence ATGCTTTTCGTGCCCGGAAATAGATTGTCACTTATTGAAAAGGCAAAGAGTCGAGGTGCGGATGCAGTTGTAATCGATCTCGAAGATGCAGTGCCGGTGGACGCTAAAGAGCGAGCTCGTTGCGAAGTCGCCGAATTTCTTCAGAGCCAGGTTCGAGAAAACTATCCCTTTTTTGTTCGCGTAAACGGGCTAGAGTCTCCGGAAGCTGGCCGCGACATTGCCGCTGTGGTCACATCAGGGCTGACTGGAATTATGGTTCCGAAATTATCCGCTCCAGAGAGTATTCACACCGTTGAGCACCTACTACAGTGGGCAGAAGAGGATAACGAAGTTGAATCTAAGACCACCATTACGCCTGTTTTCGAGACTGCTTTGGGTATCCGAAGTGCTTTCGAGATCTGTAGTGCGAGTGAGCGTGTTGCATACGCCGGCGGACTTGGTGTGCGCGGTGGCGATGTAGAAAGAGCTATTGGTTATAAGTGGACGCCGGAGTCTCGCGAGACATTTGTGCTTCGGAGCAAAGCCTTGCTTGATGTTCGTGCAGCTAACGTTTCATGTCCGCTCGCAGGTCTCTGGACAGATATAAACGACCTGTCTGGTCTTCGTTGCTTTGCCACTGAAAACCGGCAGATTGGTTACGAAGGCATGAGCGCCATTCACCCGTCACACGTGGAAGTTATAAACGAGGTATTCACGCCTACTGAACAAGATTTACAACGTGACCGTGACTTGGTTGAGATGTTCGAAGCGGCTAGCCAGGAGGGGCGCGGCGCAGTTGTATTTGAAGGCGAGATGATCGACGAAGCGATGGCTGAAACCTCGCGTTCTCGTTTAGAACGTTACTGTAAGGGAAAGTCTGAATGA
- a CDS encoding CaiB/BaiF CoA transferase family protein, giving the protein MNNGNNTNDTQADARSGSLQGVKVVEFAQVIAGPLAGTLMADMGADVVHVEAPQYGDSARHMGPTKDDQALWWKVLGRNKRSLTLNLRDLESREVVTRLVTWADVVIVTFRSETLARFGLDWETVSSINPSAILLQISGFGANTSKSNAPGFGKMGEARSGVVHLTGFAGEPPVHTGFSHGDATTGLMGAFAVSAALVRRSQDPERRGEWIDLALHETLYRLIEWQVIMYDQLGTIPSRSGNALAVAPGAVINTFLSADGDWITVTSATSRSVENIVRLLGLPVEEFDTVTKQKARREFLDEELRQWISRRSSEEALAALEEADVVASRVFNIEDIFNDPIYRERENIVTVDDKHLGPVRMQSVVPAMRNNPGRVWRTGPDIGEDNELVLGSWLGFSQSEITKYKEDGTV; this is encoded by the coding sequence ATGAACAATGGAAACAACACTAATGACACACAAGCAGATGCTCGATCTGGCTCACTTCAAGGTGTAAAGGTTGTCGAGTTTGCGCAGGTGATAGCCGGCCCGCTTGCGGGGACATTAATGGCTGATATGGGTGCTGATGTAGTGCACGTTGAAGCACCGCAGTATGGAGACTCGGCCCGCCATATGGGGCCTACAAAAGATGATCAAGCACTGTGGTGGAAGGTGCTTGGACGTAACAAGAGGTCGTTGACGTTAAACTTACGGGACCTCGAATCTCGCGAAGTAGTAACGAGGCTCGTCACATGGGCCGACGTAGTGATAGTGACGTTTAGGTCCGAAACACTTGCACGCTTTGGGCTCGACTGGGAGACAGTCTCATCGATTAACCCCTCTGCAATTCTTCTTCAGATATCTGGATTTGGTGCTAATACTTCAAAGAGCAACGCGCCAGGTTTCGGAAAGATGGGAGAGGCGCGCAGCGGTGTCGTGCATCTGACCGGGTTTGCAGGAGAGCCACCAGTTCATACTGGCTTTTCTCATGGCGATGCCACTACTGGACTCATGGGAGCCTTTGCTGTCTCAGCTGCACTCGTTCGTCGCTCTCAAGACCCTGAGCGACGTGGAGAGTGGATTGACCTTGCGCTCCACGAAACGTTGTACAGATTGATTGAGTGGCAAGTAATCATGTACGACCAACTTGGCACTATTCCTAGTCGATCAGGAAATGCCTTGGCGGTTGCGCCCGGGGCCGTAATCAATACCTTTTTGAGTGCTGATGGCGACTGGATTACCGTAACTTCCGCAACAAGCCGCTCGGTTGAAAACATAGTCCGGCTTCTGGGCCTACCTGTCGAAGAGTTTGACACCGTAACGAAGCAAAAAGCACGACGAGAATTTCTGGACGAAGAATTACGGCAATGGATTTCCCGGCGCTCATCAGAAGAAGCTCTCGCCGCGTTAGAAGAAGCTGACGTGGTTGCTTCGAGAGTGTTTAATATCGAAGACATTTTCAACGACCCGATCTATCGTGAGCGTGAAAATATCGTAACCGTTGACGATAAACATTTGGGACCCGTACGCATGCAATCCGTGGTTCCGGCAATGCGTAACAATCCGGGCCGCGTTTGGCGTACGGGCCCTGATATCGGTGAGGATAACGAATTGGTGTTGGGATCGTGGTTAGGATTCAGTCAGTCTGAGATTACAAAATACAAGGAAGATGGAACTGTTTAG